One segment of Tenrec ecaudatus isolate mTenEca1 chromosome 1, mTenEca1.hap1, whole genome shotgun sequence DNA contains the following:
- the PTGS2 gene encoding prostaglandin G/H synthase 2 produces MLARLLLLGAALAICRAANPCCFNPCQNRGVCMTTGFDQYECDCTRTGFYGKNCSTPEFLTRIKLLLKPTPNTVHYILTHFKGVWNIVNNIPFVRNAIMRYVLTSRSHLIDSPPTYNVHYGYKSWEAYSNLSYYTRALPPVPEDCPTPMGVKGKKELPNSKEIVEKFLLRRKFIPDPQGTNMMFAFFAQHFTHQFFKTDHKRGPAFTKGLGHGVDLSHVYGETLDRQHKLRLFKDGKMRYQIIDGEMYPPTVKDTQAEMIYPPHVPEHLRFAVGQEVFGLVPGLMMYATIWLREHNRVCDVLKQEHPEWDDERLFQTSRLILIGETIKIVIEDYVQHLSGYHFKLKFDPELLFNQHFQYQNRIASEFNTLYHWHSLLPDAFQINNQEYSFQQFMYNNSVLLEHGLTHFVESFTKQIAGRVAGGRNVAAAVQKVAQASIDQSRQMKYQSFNEYRKHFMMRPYSSFEDLTGEKEMAAELEALYGDIDAMELYPALLVEKPRPDAIFGETMVELGAPFSLKGLMGNPICSPNYWKPSTFGGEVGFEIINTASIQSLICNNVQGCPYTAFNVPDQELTKTLIMNASSAHTRLGDVHPAVLLKEHSSEL; encoded by the exons ATGCTCGCCCGCCTGCTGCTGCTCGGCGCCGCGCTGGCGATCTGCCGTGCCG CAAATCCTTGTTGTTTCAACCCATGTCAAAACCGAGGTGTATGTATGACCACAGGATTTGACCAGTATGAATGCGACTGTACCCGGACAGGGTTCTATGGCAAAAATTGTTCAACAC CTGAATTTCTGACAAGAATAAAATTATTACTGAAACCCACTCCAAACACAGTGCATTATATCCTTACTCACTTCAAGGGAGTTTGGAACATTGTCAATAACATTCCCTTTGTGCGGAACGCCATCATGAGATATGTGTTGACCT cAAGATCACATTTGATTGATAGTCCACCAACTTATAATGTCCACTACGGCTACAAAAGCTGGGAAGCCTATTCCAACCTCTCCTATTACACCCGAGCCCTCCCTCCTGTGCCTGAGGACTGCCCCACTCCGATGGGTGTGAAGG GGAAGAAAGAGCTTCCTAACTCAAAAGAGATTGTGGAAAAATTTCTTCTGAGAAGAAAGTTCATCCCTGATCCCCAGGGCACAAACATGATGTTTGCGTTCTTCGCTCAGCATTTCACTCATCAGTTTTTCAAGACAGATCATAAGCGAGGACCAGCTTTCACCAAAGGACTGGGCCATGGG GTGGATTTAAGTCATGTTTATGGTGAAACTCTGGATAGACAGCATAAACTGCGCCTTTTCAAGGATGGGAAAATGAGATATCAG ataaTAGATGGAGAGATGTACCCTCCCACAGTCAAAGACACTCAGGCCGAGATGATCTACCCCCCTCATGTGCCGGAACACCTGCGGTTTGCTGTGGGCCAGGAAGTCTTTGGTCTGGTGCCTGGTCTGATGATGTACGCCACAATATGGCTTCGGGAACATAACAGGGTGTGCGACGTGCTGAAGCAGGAGCATCCAGAATGGGATGATGAACGGTTGTTCCAGACAAGCAGGCTAATACTGATAG GGGAGACTATTAAGATTGTGATTGAAGATTATGTGCAGCACCTGAGTGGCTACCACTTCAAATTGAAGTTTGACCCAGAGCTTCTCTTCAACCAACACTTCCAGTACCAAAATCGGATTGCTTCGGAGTTCAACACACTCTATCACTGGCATTCTCTTTTGCCTGATGCCTTCCAAATTAATAACCAGGAGTACAGCTTTCAACAGTTTATGTACAACAATTCTGTGTTACTGGAACATGGACTTACCCACTTTGTTGAATCATTCACCAAGCAAATTGCTGGCAGG GTTGCTGGCGGCAGGAATGTTGCAGCTGCAGTACAAAAAGTCGCTCAGGCATCTATTGACCAGAGCAGGCAGATGAAGTACCAGTCTTTCAATGAGTACCGCAAGCACTTTATGATGAGGCCTTACTCGTCATTTGAAGACCTCACTG gagagaaggaaatGGCTGCTGAGTTAGAGGCGCTCTATGGTGATATAGATGCTATGGAGCTGTATCCTGCTCTTTTGGTAGAAAAGCCTCGTCCAGACGCCATCTTTGGAGAGACCATGGTAGAGCTCGGAGCACCATTCTCCTTGAAAGGACTCATGGGTAATCCAATATGTTCTCCTAACTACTGGAAGCCTAGTACTTTTGGTGGAGAAGTCGGTTTTGAAATCATCAACACGGCCTCAATCCAGTCTCTTATCTGCAATAATGTGCAGGGCTGTCCCTACACTGCGTTCAATGTCCCAGATCAAGAGCTCACCAAAACACTCATCATGAATGCAAGCTCTGCCCACACCAGACTAGGTGACGTCCACCCTGCAGTGTTGCTAAAAGAACACTCAAGTGAACTGTAG